Proteins from a genomic interval of Debaryomyces hansenii CBS767 chromosome E complete sequence:
- a CDS encoding DEHA2E07612p (weakly similar to uniprot|Q2VQ77 Saccharomyces cerevisiae YPL092W SSU1 Plasma membrane sulfite pump involved in sulfite metabolism and required for efficient sulfite efflux): MSSSNATAETNKNSEREQDVVIYERESNNNITGRLSFAVDQKLIKGFTPAYFGAVMGTGVSSCVLYKFPYPSRWLEICGCIMFGIGVAFLLVTIVCFVASILRYPKKFAAYNSDPTIAPFMGGLPMGVNTLINFLYYLTGDKWIMGIWVLWWISVALSLYTGCIVFYSAFLAKKKPSSNYLNPKDIHAALLMPSVAFTVSASTANLLVADLPSLDLQITTMVVSYVLWSNGVILTFIILSIYYWKLFVHKIPATNLVFTSFLPSGAVGQGAFCINLFGNNLYDLMIKHHHSIFSSHYLHFPVELDLSSVDTLGVGISVGQVVLIATAMISLALISFGYFSTYIAVVSSISKIYPFTKKYNLDFAYNPSTMNPFKRMFTGFIAFNKSYWAMTFPFGTMTICCNELSKTFGGLKAFKVIATIYAVALLIVTIGCLCGVVYRILYLAKYAIYSTNYEKI; the protein is encoded by the coding sequence CAAGAACTCTGAAAGAGAGCAGGATGTAGTAATATACGAAAGAGAAtcgaataataatataactGGACGGTTGAGCTTCGCGGTAGACcagaaattgatcaaagGGTTTACGCCAGCGTATTTTGGGGCCGTGATGGGAACTGGGGTTTCGAGCTGTGTTTTGTACAAATTTCCATACCCATCAAGATGGCTTGAGATATGTGGGTGTATTATGTTTGGGATTGGGGTGGCATTTTTGCTTGTGACAATTGTATGCTTCGTTGCGTCCATATTGCGATATCCAAAAAAATTCGCAGCCTATAACAGTGATCCCACCATTGCACCTTTTATGGGAGGCTTGCCCATGGGAGTCAACactttaataaatttcctTTATTACTTGACAGGTGATAAGTGGATCATGGGAATATGGGTATTATGGTGGATATCAGTGGCGTTATCATTATACACAGGGTGTATTGTATTCTATAGTGCATTtcttgcaaaaaaaaagcCAAGTTCCAATTACTTGAATCCGAAAGACATCCATGCGGCTTTACTTATGCCTAGTGTCGCCTTTACTGTTTCCGCCTCTACGGCCAATTTATTGGTCGCAGACTTGCCTTCTCTTGACCTTCAAATTACTACTATGGTCGTAAGCTATGTCTTGTGGTCCAACGGTGTTATTTTAACATTCATAATCTTGTCCATCTACTATTGGAAATTATTCGTTCACAAGATACCTGCTACTAACCTTGTCTTTACTAGTTTTTTACCCTCTGGTGCTGTTGGCCAAGGTGCCTTCtgtattaatttatttggtaaTAACCTATATGACTTGATGATAAAGCATCACCACAGTATTTTTTCGTctcattatttgcatttcCCAGTGGAACTTGACCTCTCTTCAGTGGACACATTAGGAGTAGGGATTTCTGTGGGTCAAGTGGTATTAATAGCTACTGCAATGATAAGTTTGGCTCTTATCTCGTTTGGATATTTCAGCACTTATATCGCTGTCGTCTCAAgcatttcaaaaatatatcCTTTCACCAAGAAATACAATCTTGATTTTGCTTACAACCCATCGACTATGAACCCTTTCAAAAGAATGTTTACAGGTTTTATtgctttcaataaatcttaCTGGGCAATGACTTTCCCATTTGGCACAATGACTATATGTTGTAACGAATTATCGAAAACATTTGGTGGGTTGAAAGCATTTAAAGTAATAGCTACCATTTATGCAGTCGCATTGCTAATTGTCACTATTGGTTGTTTATGTGGAGTGGTTTATAGGATCCTATATCTTGCAAAATATGCCATTTATAGCACCAACTAcgaaaaaatttaa
- a CDS encoding DEHA2E07634p (weakly similar to uniprot|Q2VQ77 Saccharomyces cerevisiae YPL092W SSU1 Plasma membrane sulfite pump involved in sulfite metabolism and required for efficient sulfite efflux) — protein sequence MSLNASESTEKDIERKQNLLITKGESNSSILRRFGVAIDQTLIKGFTPGLFVTVMGPGVSSCILYNFPYPSRWLEICGCIMFGVAVIFLIATLTCFVVSLWRYPKKFASYTSDPKTAPYMGCLSMGYNTLVNFLYFLTENWAIGIFVLWWISVILALYTAFIVFYSSFLAKQKSKSNYLDPKDLHTTLLLPMVTLIVSASSANLFALELPSVNLQIMTMIISYIMWSIGIMMATIIISVHYWRLFVFKIPPTNLIFTTFLPSGVCGQSSYFILLFGNNIYKLLVKHHDTLLSSHFLHIPGYMDISSVNTLEISISMGQVVLIIAAMVGLFLLSFGYFCTYVAVISCISKIPPFTNNYNLEYAYNPLSQNPFTRIFTGFIAFNRTYWAMTFPLGTMALSNHQLAENFGGLEAFRVMATIYDVALLVITVGCICGVVYKIICFSKCVFNGTDYK from the coding sequence ATGTCTTTGAACGCATCAGAAAGCACAgaaaaagatattgaacGAAAGCAAAATTTGCTAATTACCAAAGGAGAATCGAACCTGAGTATACTTAGACGTTTTGGAGTTGCAATTGACCAGACATTGATCAAAGGATTCACCCCGGGTTTATTTGTTACTGTTATGGGTCCAGGAGTATCGAGTTGCATTTTATACAATTTTCCATACCCATCAAGATGGCTCGAGATATGTGGGTGCATTATGTTTGGGGTTGCCgtgatatttttgattgCAACACTTACCTGCTTTGTTGTATCCCTATGGCGGTATCCGAAAAAATTTGCATCCTATACTAGCGATCCTAAGACCGCACCTTATATGGGATGCTTGTCAATGGGATACAACACCTTGGTAAACTTTCTTTACTTCTTGACGGAGAACTGGGCCATCGGTATCTTCGTCTTATGGTGGATATCGGTGATATTGGCATTATATACGGCGTTCATTGTATTCTATAGTTCCTTTCTTGCCAAACAGAAATCGAAGTCTAATTACTTGGACCCAAAAGATTTACATACAACGTTGTTGTTACCCATGGTCACACTTATCGTGTCTGCATCTTCAGCTAATCTATTTGCTCTTGAATTACCCTCCGTTAACTTACAGATCATGACCATGATCATAAGCTATATCATGTGGTCCATTGGCATTATGATGGCAACAATAATCATCTCTGTGCATTATTGGAGGCTATTCGTATTCAAGATACCTCCCACGAATCTAATCTTCACTACGTTTTTGCCCAGTGGTGTTTGCGGCCAAAGTTcatatttcattcttttgTTTGGCAATAACATCTATAAGCTTCTAGTTAAGCACCACGACACCTTATTATCGTCGCATTTTTTGCATATTCCTGGCTACATGGATATTTCATCCGTTAACACGCTAGAGATAAGCATTTCCATGGGCCAAGTAGTGTTGATAATCGCCGCTATGGTCGGCCTATTCCTTCTCTCGTTTGGATACTTCTGCACTTACGTCGCTGTGATCTCAtgtatttcaaaaatacCGCCTTTCACCAATAACTACAATCTTGAGTATGCTTACAATCCATTGAGCCAGAATCCTTTTACGAGAATATTTACAGGCTTTATTGCATTCAATAGAACCTACTGGGCAATGACTTTCCCATTAGGCACCATGGCTTTATCCAACCACCAGCTTGCAGAAAATTTTGGTGGCTTAGAAGCATTTCGAGTTATGGCGACTATATATGATGTAGCATTATTAGTTATCACAGTTGGTTGCATTTGTGGAGTggtttataaaattatatgcTTTTCGAAATGTGTCTTCAATGGTACAGACTATAAATAA
- a CDS encoding DEHA2E07656p (weakly similar to uniprot|P32893 Saccharomyces cerevisiae YGR166W KRE11 Protein involved in biosynthesis of cell wall beta-glucans), producing MNLSITLPSKANHLEKYKDLSKFLFHLHSLPVRDIIFFDESILGFIILKTPPNTQSYKPSKVFVDISILSADILESKADIENDKFNSSIINTTLGSDDIIFQGENNDEHYIIWKFEVPVTYPKKKVNNPNVSFSCFISDKETKDSPINDSGPIAEKKLADYQPSYSRNLLSELNNQAKSAESKYLLTIEPDVQETQPSIIIDEKSASILKASITIPVSVSLVIKLKSTKPAGRNNILLSSLNIESSEELIKLLSESKEHYYFNILNLSLDFKNGTIDDLNSFKDKFPINFKLIDSVSLSYRLVNNEFLEKDLKQFDNTSNMNQFSKSISIRLTLQVQKFIPDLNTFEDISNVITTSWSPFLDFSIIAPPINNSLKTTTNYSQFQSSPNSQPFKYNNVKKNNLLKPKVLSSQASITSGNQINTGFSNFNINSTKRLSKALISSSSSSVTVNLTTSNNSTLSGLKLTFQGKLNLKLGEIVNWNLQAINNSPNKLNLSLVVQNPINLNYGQKNANTSNNTSSSNLLNSTSDNKEILVYNKVQLFSLYHSLKLNTSGIIILNNDIRIGPLEPNSVFETNLNLIGISQGIFNLDGIKIFDTSSGDGLDFGKLVEVFVV from the coding sequence ATGAATTTATCGATTACGCTACCGTCTAAGGCTAATCATCTAGAGAAGTATAAAGATCTTAGTAAGTTTTTGTTCCACTTGCATTCATTACCTGTACGagatattatattttttgatGAGTCAATATTAGGGTTCATCATTTTAAAGACCCCCCCAAATACTCAGAGTTATAAACCATCTAAGGTATTCGTCGACATATCAATTTTACTGGCAGATATACTTGAATCAAAAGCAGATATCGAAAATGATAAGTTTAATTCCAgtattataaatacaaCTTTGGGCTCTGATGACATTATCTTTCAAGGTGAGAATAATGATGAGCACTATATAATATGGAAGTTTGAGGTGCCTGTAACATATCCAAAAAAGAAAGTTAATAACCCAAACGTACTGTTTTCATGTTTTATAAGTGACAAAGAAACAAAGGATAGTCCGATCAATGACAGTGGACCCATTGCTGAGAAGAAGTTGGCCGACTATCAACCGAGTTATTCTAGAAATCTTTTATCCGAATTAAATAACCAAGCGAAGAGTGCTGAATCCAAGTATCTATTGACTATAGAGCCGGATGTGCAAGAAACTCAACCGTCCATAATAATTGACGAAAAGCTGGCATCTATTCTAAAAGCTAGCATAACCATACCAGTATCGGTGTCCTTGGTTATTAAACTAAAATCTACAAAGCCTGCCGGAAGAAATAACATCctattatcttcattgaataTAGAACTGTCAGAGGAATTAATCAAGCTTTTGAGCGAACTGAAGGAACATTATTActtcaatatcttgaaCTTGTCGTTAGACTTTAAAAACGGAACCATAGATGACTTAAACTCATTCAAGGATAAATTTCCTATTAATTTTAAGCTAATTGACTCGGTAAGTTTATCTTACAGACttgtaaataatgaattcttgGAAAAAGATTTAAAGCAATTTGATAACACTTCAAATATGAATCAGTTTTCGAAATCGATTAGCATAAGACTTACATTACAAgttcaaaaattcattcCAGATCTAAATACATTTGAAGACATAAGTAACGTAATAACTACCAGCTGGTCACCGTTTTTGGATTTCAGTATAATTGCACCCCcaattaataattcgttAAAAACCACCACAAACTATTCTCAATTCCAGTCACTGCCTAACTCACAGCCATTCAAGTATAATAACGTCaaaaaaaacaatttaCTAAAACCGAAAGTTTTATCATCACAAGCATCTATAACTAGTggaaatcaaattaataCAGGGTTTTCgaattttaatattaatagcACCAAAAGGCTTAGCAAGGCcttgatttcttcatcatcttcttcagttACAGTTAACTTAACGACTAGTAATAACTCTACCTTATCTGGATTAAAGTTAACGTTTCAGGGAAAGCTTAATTTAAAACTAGGGGAAATCGTGAATTGGAATTTACAAGCGATTAATAATTCACCCAATAAActaaatttatcattagTTGTCCAAAATCCaataaatctaaattaTGGCCAAAAAAATGCTAAtacttcaaataatacGTCATCTTCCAATTTGTTGAACTCGACTTCTGACAATAAAGAAATACTAGTATACAATAAAGTTCAACTCTTTTCGCTATATCATTCGTTGAAATTAAATACCAGCGgaattataattttaaataatgacaTTAGAATAGGACCTTTAGAACCTAATAGTGTTTTCGAAACAAATCTCAATCTTATTGGAATATCTCAAggtattttcaatttagaTGGTATCAAGATATTTGATACCTCTAGTGGCGATGGTTTGGATTTCGGTAAATTGGTGGAGGTTTTTGTTGTCTAA
- a CDS encoding DEHA2E07678p (no similarity) produces the protein MKADIRIANKYNSSILYELFSLYSLLLINMNFNFLNGSTMATPSSFLTEEFSGYNEDSFGTIVESCFKTIDTSQTKYHSQGQDFATFLFEDFVGERPHSSSNHNAWLNHQPRSDIRGIDTWENSNHRSERPYTLAKKVQSSKELFQRHNNLVPESELDAYTASNDPLGSIIAGRNEYCNEVSKTNGSYIKREADSCLIHDRIFDSEFTNRSQDEIFTSSANPIELQSFSQPCFKIEEVSHISSYTYGNQNLDIGIVSPNIINPSFITNSFSASPQPNVNPALPENECMNTSKSKRSRFIKGSKNRLCTQREFSYDGIDVESYLETSDRLINVAKNEEPYNFQEILSSKLLELKVNREHSICCIKRNRYVRENFDSILNFYKNVGYELNPNFHISKPYEPQYVRFEIDETNGLPFNETRCGLCPYCPDINFKNLKTSTYSQHLALTHGVYTDNYLTPNPIYYGIYIIKKTNTQRRTKAHEHERCGVVCPCCYAIVGTECSKTTASSKPLNNYMRHFKEYHRQSKDKLDPIKFFNKTIPLN, from the coding sequence ATGAAAGCTGACATTAGaattgcaaataaatacaaCTCTTCTATACTATACGAATTGTTTTCACTCTATTCATTATTGCTAATTAATATGAATTTCAACTTTCTAAATGGTAGTACCATGGCTACACCCTCATCTTTTCTAACTGAGGAATTTTCCGGTTATAATGAGGATCTGTTTGGTACTATAGTTGAATCTTGCTTCAAAACTATAGATACCTCACAAACCAAGTATCATTCACAAGGTCAggattttgcaacttttttatttgaagattttgttGGGGAAAGGCCACATAGCTCTTCTAATCACAATGCATGGCTTAACCATCAACCAAGATCGGACATTAGGGGAATTGATACGTGGGAGAATAGTAACCATAGATCCGAAAGGCCTTACACACTTGCTAAAAAAGTACAGAGCTCTAAGGAATTATTTCAGAGACATAATAATTTAGTCCCAGAATCTGAGTTAGATGCATATACTGCCTCGAATGATCCACTTGGATCTATAATTGCTGGAAGAAATGAATACTGCAATGAGGTCAGTAAAACTAATGGCTCTTATATTAAACGTGAAGCTGATAGTTGTTTGATTCATGATagaatttttgattctgaATTTACTAATAGAAGCCAAGACGAAATCTTTACTTCATCGGCAAATCCTATTGAATTACAAAGTTTCTCACAGCCATGTTTCAAAATAGAAGAAGTTAGCCATATATCCAGCTATACATATGGTAATCAAAATCTAGATATTGGAATAGTATCTCCCAATATTATTAACCCTTCTTTTATTACAAATTCTTTCTCTGCGAGCCCCCAACCGAATGTTAACCCTGCATTACCAGAAAATGAATGTATGAATACTTCAAAAAGCAAGAGatcaagatttattaaGGGAAGTAAGAATAGGCTTTGCACTCAACGGGAATTTAGCTATGATGGTATTGATGTTGAGAGCTATTTGGAAACGAGTGATAGATTAATTAATGTTGCGAAAAACGAAGAACCATATAACTtccaagaaatattgaGTAGTAAACTATTGGAACTAAAAGTTAATAGAGAACACAGTATTTGTTGCATTAAGAGGAATCGATACGTCAGGGAGAATTTTGATTCCATTCTAAATTTCTATAAAAACGTTGGTTATGAACTAAATCCTAACTTTCATATTTCTAAACCATACGAACCACAGTACGTAAGGTTCGAGATAGACGAAACGAATGGTCTACCCTTTAATGAAACAAGATGTGGATTATGCCCTTACTGTCCAGATATAAACTTTAAAAACCTAAAAACTTCAACATATTCACAGCATCTTGCCTTAACACATGGCGTATATACCGATAATTACTTGACTCCAAACCCTATATATTATGGGatctatattattaaaaagaCAAATACCCAAAGAAGAACGAAAGCCCATGAACATGAAAGATGTGGCGTTGTATGTCCTTGCTGTTATGCAATTGTTGGAACAGAGTGTTCGAAAACAACTGCATCATCTAAGCCATTAAACAATTACATGAGACATTTCAAAGAGTACCATAGACAATCGAAGGATAAATTAGatccaataaaattttttaataaaacaattccattaaattaa
- a CDS encoding DEHA2E07722p (highly similar to uniprot|P38088 Saccharomyces cerevisiae YBR121C GRS1 Cytoplasmic and mitochondrial glycyl-tRNA synthase that ligates glycine to the cognate anticodon bearing tRNA) has translation MSTSRTPIPFSRESLEQVLKRRFFFAPAFEIYGGVSGLYDYGPPGCALQANIMDTWRKHFILEEDMLEVDCTMLTPHEVLKTSGHVDKFADWMCRDLKTGEIFRADHLVEEVLEARLKGDKAARGVAINEGEEEDADKKKRKKKVKEIKSIKLDDEVVKEYENVLAQIDGYSGSQLGELMTKYKINNPATDGPLELPIEFNLMFETAIGPSGQLKGFLRPETAQGQFLNFSKLLDCNNEKMPFASASIGKSFRNEISPRAGLLRVREFLMAEIEHYVDPDNKSHSRFDEIKDLKLKFLPKGVQESGSNELTEKSLGEAVSSGMVDNETLGYFLARIYSFLIKIGVDPSRLRFRQHMSNEMAHYAADCWDAELHTSYGWIECVGCADRSAYDLSVHSARTNEKLVVRQPLPEPVLVEKYEVNIAKKKFGPKFRKDAGTVENWLLARTQCELEDLCKELNENNKIVFKIDSIPNSIELDTEFVKIEKVKRTEHIREFTPNVIEPSFGIGRILYSIFEHQFWARPEDKDRTVLSLPPLVAPTKVLLVPLSSNAELQPIVKKISAFLRKEQVPFKVDDSSASIGKRYARNDELGTPFGITIDFDSVKDESVTLRDRDSTKQVRGSLEDIVEAIKDIAYNNVSWTDGTSKLTPFDSQSEA, from the coding sequence ATGTCAACAAGTAGAACTCCAATTCCATTTTCAAGGGAATCTTTAGAACAGGTCTTGAAGAGAAGATTCTTCTTCGCACCAGCATTCGAAATATACGGCGGTGTTTCAGGGTTGTATGACTATGGTCCTCCAGGATGTGCCTTACAAGCTAACATTATGGATACGTGGAGAAAGCACTTCATcttagaagaagatatgTTGGAAGTCGACTGTACGATGTTGACTCCTCATGAAGTTTTGAAGACTTCTGGACATGTTGATAAATTCGCAGATTGGATGTGCAGAGATTTAAAGACAGGTGAAATTTTCAGAGCAGACCACTTGGTTGAAGAAGTCTTGGAAGCCAGATTAAAGGGTGACAAAGCAGCAAGAGGTGTGGCTATAAAtgaaggtgaagaagaagatgccgataaaaagaagagaaagaagaaggttaAGGAAATCAAGAGCATCAAGTTAGATGACGAGGTCGTCAAGGAATACGAAAATGTCTTGGCTCAAATCGATGGTTACTCTGGCTCGCAATTAGGTGAATTAATGACCAAGTACAAGATTAATAACCCGGCTACTGATGGCCCATTAGAACTtccaattgaattcaacTTGATGTTCGAGACTGCCATTGGTCCTTCTGGTCAATTGAAGGGATTTTTGAGACCAGAAACAGCTCAAGGTCAATTTTTAAACTTCTCCAAGTTATTAGACTGTAACAATGAAAAGATGCCATTCGCCTCTGCTTCCATTGGTAAGTCTTTCagaaatgaaatttctcCTAGAGCAGGTTTGTTGAGAGTTCGTGAATTCTTGATGGCTGAAATTGAACACTATGTCGACCCTGACAACAAATCCCACAGTAGgtttgatgaaatcaaagacTTAAAGTTGAAGTTTTTACCTAAGGGTGTTCAGGAATCCGGTTCTAATGAATTAACTGAAAAATCTCTTGGCGAAGCTGTTTCTTCTGGTATGGTTGATAATGAAACCTTAGGTTATTTCTTAGCCAGAATTTACTCATTCTTAATTAAAATCGGTGTTGATCCTTCTAGATTAAGGTTCAGACAACATATGTCAAATGAAATGGCCCATTATGCTGCTGATTGTTGGGATGCCGAATTACACACTTCTTATGGTTGGATCGAATGTGTCGGATGTGCTGATAGATCTGCTTATGATTTGAGTGTTCATTCTGCTAGaactaatgaaaaattagttGTAAGACAACCATTACCTGAACCTGTCCtcgttgaaaaatatgagGTCAACATTGCGAAAAAGAAGTTCGGTCCAAAATTCAGAAAGGATGCTGGAACTGTTGAAAACTGGTTATTAGCAAGAACCCAATGtgaattagaagatttatGCAAGGAgttgaatgaaaataataagattGTATTCAAGATTGACTCGATTCCAAACAGCATTGAGTTAGATACTGAATTCGTCAAGATTGAGAAGGTAAAGAGAACTGAACATATTCGTGAATTCACCCCTAATGTTATCGAACCATCTTTCGGTATCGGCCGTATTCTTTACTCTATTTTCGAACATCAATTCTGGGCAAGACCAGAAGATAAGGACAGAACTGTCTTATCTCTTCCACCTTTAGTTGCTCCAACTAAAGTCTTATTAGTCCCATTGTCATCTAATGCCGAATTACAGCCTATTGTTAAGAAGATCTCCGCTTTCTTAAGAAAAGAACAAGTACCATTCAAGGTTGATGACTCCTCTGCTTCTATTGGTAAGAGATATGCTagaaatgatgaattaggTACGCCATTCGGTATTAccattgattttgattccGTTAAGGATGAATCTGTTACTTTAAGAGATAGAGATTCTACTAAGCAAGTTAGAGGTTCTCTTGAAGACATTGTCGAAGCTATTAAAGATATTGCCTACAATAATGTTTCTTGGACTGATGGTACTTCTAAGCTTACTCCATTTGACTCTCAATCAGAGGCCTAA
- a CDS encoding DEHA2E07744p (no similarity): MHIFEYLGKELPFEAWNRDKVYNVIKSRLDEIHSLEISHNDVTETNIQVSESGIVSLIDFGLSEYPSSEEHISNDIISLKRIFRQYTHDNDSQGDPATQKSKNSINDKSFTHSNYEIDDITSNEVDFDEMSSESHTAATTQLEKSKVLLQFNV, encoded by the coding sequence ATGCATATCTTTGAATATTTAGGTAAAGAATTACCATTCGAAGCATGGAATAGGGACAAAGTGTATAATGTTATTAAATCAAGACTCGACGAAATCCATCTGTTGGAAATTTCTCACAATGATGTTACGGAGACTAATATTCAAGTTTCTGAGTCTGGTATAGTTTCcttgattgattttgggTTATCGGAATATCCAAGCAGTGAAGAGCATATATCGAACGACATCATATCTCTTAAACGCATATTTCGGCAGTATACCCATGATAATGATTCACAAGGTGACCCAGCCACACAAAAGAGTAAAAATCTGATTAATGACAAATCCTTCACCCATAGTAATTAcgaaattgatgatatcaCTTCTAACGAGGTAGATTTTGACGAGATGAGCTCCGAGTCACATACGGCAGCCACAACACAACTTGAAAAAAGTAAAGTGTTGCTTCAATTTAACGTCTGA
- a CDS encoding DEHA2E07766p (no similarity), translating to MAKMEENTEKVNCDVTQGNTYCRVVYDSANIYSSLESSLLSTVFVKLYHYSKQLWKENDLACFTIPDTKCYYDMFFN from the coding sequence ATGGCGAAAATGGAAGAAAACACCGAGAAAGTAAACTGTGATGTAACTCAGGGGAATACATATTGTCGAGTAGTTTACGATTCAGCAAACATTTATTCTAGTTTAGAACTGAGCCTCCTATCAACGGTGTTTGTCAAATTGTACCACTACTCTAAACAATTATGGAAAGAGAATGATTTAGCATGTTTTACTATTCCTGATACAAAATGTTATTATGATatgttcttcaattaa
- a CDS encoding DEHA2E07788p (no similarity): MSTVPDYSALVYISEAMVKAEIKRMTSDRFKNSFLATLDTAFNESTNCNPC, encoded by the coding sequence ATGAGCACAGTTCCTGATTATCTGGCTCTTGTCTATATCAGTGAAGCAATGGTTAAAGCTGAGATTAAAAGGATGACTAGTGATCGGTTTAAGAATAGCTTTCTTGCTACGCTTGATACTGCTTTTAATGAGTCGACTAATTGTAACCCATgttaa